The following proteins come from a genomic window of Verrucomicrobiota bacterium:
- a CDS encoding FAD-binding domain-containing protein, translated as MQVVWFKRDLRIHDHEALKIASSRGVLLPLYILEPELWRQPDLSCRHYEFLLECLEELDKELCQLGQNLIIKVGDAVEVLKDINKRLSIQELWSHQETWNGWTYNRDKKVKNWTISHGIPWHEPSQTGVIRRLRNRDGWSTHWRVQMTKELVRPMERLQKIDEKSDTLPSPACLGLKEDGCIMRQKGGRKEALSLLNGFLYSRGEGYTKEMSSPLSAFDSCSRLSAHLAFGTVSIREVFQASERRSAQLKELPRGEKGKWPSAMRSFSGRLRWHCHFIQKLEDEPRIEFKNMHSAYDGLREPDFNDVSFAAWKAGYTGYPMIDACMRALWATGWINFRMRAMLMSFASYHLWLHWREPSLHLARLFTDYEPGIHYSQAQMQAGTTGINSIRIYNPIKQGIDHDPQATFIRKWVPELESVPNVSIHTPWLLPEKMNGYPLPIVDEKMARKEAASKVYQIRKNLNHRREADRIVHKHGSRKSGVNKSVARKKSERVTRVQGVLEI; from the coding sequence ATGCAAGTTGTGTGGTTCAAACGAGATTTAAGAATTCATGATCATGAGGCTCTCAAGATTGCTTCAAGTAGAGGTGTTTTACTACCACTTTATATTCTAGAGCCTGAGCTATGGAGGCAACCTGATCTTAGCTGCAGACATTATGAATTTTTGCTGGAATGCCTCGAGGAATTAGATAAGGAGCTATGCCAATTGGGGCAGAATCTCATTATCAAGGTTGGCGATGCAGTCGAAGTCCTCAAGGATATAAATAAACGCCTTTCGATTCAGGAGTTGTGGTCACACCAGGAAACTTGGAATGGATGGACTTATAATAGAGATAAAAAAGTAAAAAACTGGACGATAAGTCATGGTATTCCCTGGCATGAACCTTCACAAACAGGTGTTATTAGGCGCTTGAGGAATCGTGATGGTTGGTCAACTCACTGGCGCGTTCAGATGACTAAAGAGTTAGTAAGGCCCATGGAGAGGCTACAAAAAATTGATGAAAAATCGGATACGCTTCCATCGCCTGCCTGCCTTGGTTTAAAGGAAGACGGATGCATTATGAGGCAAAAGGGTGGTCGCAAGGAAGCGTTGTCTTTGCTCAATGGATTTCTTTATAGCCGAGGGGAAGGCTATACAAAAGAAATGTCGTCACCGCTTAGTGCCTTCGATAGTTGTTCAAGACTTTCAGCTCATCTGGCATTTGGAACAGTCTCGATTCGTGAAGTGTTTCAAGCCAGCGAACGTCGAAGCGCCCAATTGAAAGAATTACCAAGAGGGGAAAAAGGAAAATGGCCTAGTGCTATGAGATCATTTTCTGGGCGACTGCGTTGGCATTGCCATTTCATTCAGAAGCTTGAAGATGAACCACGAATTGAGTTCAAGAACATGCACTCAGCATATGATGGGCTAAGAGAGCCTGATTTTAATGACGTTAGTTTTGCAGCATGGAAGGCGGGTTATACAGGTTACCCTATGATAGATGCATGTATGAGGGCATTATGGGCTACGGGATGGATTAATTTTCGCATGCGAGCCATGCTTATGAGTTTTGCGAGTTATCATTTGTGGCTTCATTGGAGAGAGCCCTCTCTTCATCTTGCCCGTTTGTTCACGGATTATGAGCCCGGCATTCACTATTCTCAGGCACAGATGCAAGCAGGGACAACGGGTATCAACAGTATTCGTATTTACAACCCAATCAAGCAGGGGATTGACCATGATCCGCAAGCAACATTTATTCGCAAGTGGGTGCCAGAATTGGAGAGTGTGCCGAATGTCAGTATCCACACTCCCTGGTTGTTACCAGAAAAGATGAATGGGTACCCTTTGCCCATAGTCGATGAAAAAATGGCCCGTAAAGAGGCAGCTAGTAAAGTATATCAAATAAGGAAAAATCTTAATCATAGGCGGGAGGCAGATCGAATCGTTCACAAACATGGTAGTAGAAAATCTGGAGTGAATAAGAGTGTAGCTCGAAAGAAAAGTGAGCGAGTTACTCGTGTGCAAGGAGTATTAGAGATCTAA
- a CDS encoding FAD-binding domain-containing protein, translated as MDRELRYVSKLSPAIRSRLILEYEVIEHLLEAYTFSAIEKYIQEVYWRLYWKGWLEFRPYIWQKYLEELQEIKSQGSKMLKIAKQIESAQSGTDFVDYFMKQLTTTGYLHNHARMWFASYWIHAMKLPWQLGADLFYRHLLDADPASNTLSWRWVAGLQTKGKAYLISRANLEKFCDPEILGNRDYTAIDHVKVREGIEENATDDQIIENQACEGSHTFVKENERCGLWIHGEDLLPEKSLLSKQQFTTIVALQSSALMERYGISRKRIAYMGQVLTDALDRAKNHYKVSGDMLEVSALPSSLLEWALQNKLKTVYTMKAYIGPLKDELDQIKRLFLENKIRLVLVEREEDQRIFPYAKKGFFHFWKKASKETILKG; from the coding sequence GTGGATAGGGAACTTCGCTATGTCTCAAAGTTATCACCGGCAATTCGGAGTAGATTAATCCTTGAGTATGAGGTCATTGAGCATCTTCTTGAAGCATATACTTTCTCGGCAATCGAAAAATATATACAAGAAGTCTATTGGCGGTTGTATTGGAAGGGATGGCTTGAATTTAGGCCTTATATTTGGCAAAAATATCTTGAAGAGCTCCAAGAGATAAAGAGCCAAGGCTCTAAGATGTTAAAAATAGCCAAGCAAATAGAATCAGCGCAAAGCGGAACTGATTTTGTGGACTATTTTATGAAGCAGCTAACTACAACTGGTTATTTACATAACCATGCTAGAATGTGGTTTGCGAGCTATTGGATTCACGCGATGAAACTCCCTTGGCAGCTGGGAGCAGATCTCTTCTACAGACATTTACTCGATGCAGACCCTGCTTCAAATACTCTGTCATGGAGATGGGTGGCAGGTCTTCAGACCAAAGGTAAAGCCTATCTCATATCACGTGCTAACTTAGAGAAATTCTGTGATCCAGAAATTTTGGGTAATAGGGATTATACGGCCATTGATCATGTGAAAGTTCGGGAAGGTATCGAGGAGAATGCAACCGATGATCAAATCATTGAGAATCAAGCATGTGAAGGTTCTCATACTTTTGTGAAAGAGAATGAACGATGCGGGCTATGGATTCATGGTGAAGATTTATTACCTGAGAAGAGTCTTTTATCTAAGCAACAATTCACAACGATTGTAGCTTTGCAGTCCTCAGCTTTAATGGAGAGGTACGGAATAAGTCGAAAGCGAATAGCCTACATGGGACAAGTTCTTACGGATGCCTTAGATAGAGCTAAAAATCATTACAAAGTTTCTGGTGATATGCTTGAGGTCTCAGCTTTACCCAGCTCGTTATTAGAGTGGGCGCTTCAAAATAAATTAAAGACTGTTTATACCATGAAAGCCTATATCGGGCCACTTAAAGATGAATTAGATCAAATTAAAAGGTTATTTCTGGAAAATAAAATTAGGCTCGTTTTAGTTGAAAGAGAGGAGGACCAAAGAATTTTTCCTTACGCTAAAAAAGGATTCTTCCATTTTTGGAAGAAAGCTTCCAAAGAAACTATCCTTAAGGGCTGA
- a CDS encoding NAD(P)/FAD-dependent oxidoreductase → MKKVRKQVVILGAGFGGLACAKRLANTDCEVTIIDKNNHHLFQPLLYQVATAGLSMPEIAKPIRSSLPKNENIHVIMDEVSGINLHEKIILTPNRTVKYDYLVIGLGVVNDYFGHDEWAKHTVGLKSLEEASKIRNSVLHAYERAELSDNPKEQQRLMTMVVIGGGPTGVEMAGALAELAHHVLPRDFKNINPKNSRIILAEASDKILGQFSEPLPCKAKDTLEKMGVEMMLSSPVKDIRHKRVEFDDVAIDAENIIWAAGVGAPAITRSLDVPVDRSGKILVNPDCTLPDHPEVFAIGDIVKLTDPLNQKVPGVSPAAIQMGNYVAKHIKNEIDSSTPMLDRKPFVYFDKGSMATIGRSAAVASIGKINLSGFIAWTLWLFIHLVFLIGFRNKIAVLVQWVYSYVNYKRGARIITNLKNPQQLVSEDKIKSKITVRH, encoded by the coding sequence ATGAAGAAAGTAAGGAAACAAGTTGTCATTCTGGGGGCAGGATTTGGAGGCTTAGCTTGTGCTAAAAGATTAGCTAATACAGATTGCGAAGTTACCATTATTGATAAAAACAATCATCACTTATTCCAACCGTTACTTTATCAAGTAGCCACTGCTGGCCTCTCGATGCCAGAAATCGCCAAACCCATACGTTCTTCCTTACCAAAAAATGAAAATATCCATGTCATTATGGACGAAGTATCTGGCATTAACCTTCATGAAAAAATCATTTTAACCCCAAATCGTACCGTCAAATATGATTATCTTGTCATAGGACTTGGGGTAGTGAATGATTATTTCGGCCACGATGAATGGGCCAAGCATACGGTCGGGCTTAAGTCGCTTGAAGAGGCTTCTAAAATTCGCAATTCTGTTTTACATGCTTATGAACGAGCGGAACTTAGCGATAACCCAAAAGAACAACAACGGTTAATGACTATGGTTGTGATAGGCGGTGGACCGACCGGCGTAGAAATGGCTGGTGCGCTTGCCGAGCTTGCTCACCATGTTTTGCCAAGGGACTTTAAAAACATCAATCCAAAAAACAGTCGTATTATTCTTGCAGAAGCTTCAGACAAAATACTTGGACAATTCAGTGAACCACTCCCATGCAAGGCAAAAGATACACTTGAAAAAATGGGAGTTGAAATGATGTTAAGCTCCCCGGTTAAAGATATCCGCCATAAAAGAGTAGAGTTTGATGATGTGGCAATCGATGCAGAAAATATTATTTGGGCTGCAGGTGTTGGAGCCCCAGCGATCACTCGCTCCTTGGATGTTCCAGTCGACCGCTCAGGAAAAATTTTAGTTAATCCCGACTGTACTCTACCAGATCATCCAGAAGTTTTTGCCATTGGTGATATTGTTAAACTCACTGATCCACTTAATCAAAAAGTTCCTGGGGTTTCTCCGGCTGCTATTCAAATGGGAAACTACGTTGCTAAGCATATCAAAAACGAAATAGATTCATCTACGCCAATGCTAGATCGTAAACCTTTTGTTTATTTTGATAAAGGATCTATGGCCACCATCGGAAGATCCGCAGCTGTCGCCAGCATAGGTAAGATCAATCTCTCTGGATTTATTGCATGGACATTATGGCTTTTTATTCACCTAGTCTTCTTAATAGGTTTTCGGAACAAAATTGCTGTTCTCGTTCAATGGGTATACTCCTATGTAAATTACAAAAGAGGCGCAAGAATTATTACCAATTTGAAAAATCCTCAGCAACTAGTCTCCGAAGATAAAATCAAATCTAAAATTACGGTTAGACACTGA
- a CDS encoding cryptochrome/photolyase family protein, whose protein sequence is MRVLRLILGDQLSSLIPTLSGIDKHKDIVLMAEVHEEATYVTHHKKKIIFTFSAMRHFAEELKTKGYHLHYTKIDDPKNSHSLLGETKRLLQKRSVDQLFVTEAGEYRLTHAMKTQWSETLGIPVKVLQDTRFLATHEEFRNWASPRKELIMEYFYREMRKKTGLLMETNGKPVGEAWNLDKQNRKPLGKKIKLPARISFKPDSTTNEVIKIVEKLYGHHFGNSTPFGFAVTSKQAKKALDDFISRILPNFGDYQDAMKINEPFLFHSLISFYINSGLLDPLYVCFRAEKAFKEKKAPLNAVEGFIRQIIGWREYIRGIYWYYMPGYTEKNALKASESLPDFYWTAETKMRCMHEVIRITKEEAYSHHIQRLMVTGNFALLAGINPQEVHQWYLAVYADAYEWVEAPNTIGMALYADGGIVGTKPYIASGAYINRMSNFCPECHYNVKARTGKDACPFNTLYWQFLLRHKEKLKNNRRMTLAYKNLSRLSKDEEKEILRYKLPRE, encoded by the coding sequence ATGAGAGTTCTACGTCTTATTTTAGGAGATCAGCTATCTAGTCTCATACCGACTTTAAGCGGGATAGATAAACATAAAGATATTGTTCTCATGGCAGAAGTCCATGAAGAAGCTACTTATGTTACACACCATAAAAAGAAAATTATATTTACTTTTTCAGCCATGCGCCACTTTGCTGAAGAATTAAAAACCAAGGGATATCATCTTCATTACACTAAAATCGATGACCCTAAGAATTCACATTCTTTACTGGGTGAGACTAAAAGACTATTACAAAAAAGATCAGTCGATCAACTATTTGTAACGGAAGCGGGAGAATATCGCCTTACTCATGCCATGAAAACCCAATGGAGTGAAACATTAGGAATACCTGTTAAAGTTCTTCAAGACACGCGTTTTCTAGCGACTCATGAAGAGTTCCGGAACTGGGCCAGCCCTCGCAAAGAACTCATAATGGAATACTTCTACCGTGAGATGAGGAAAAAAACAGGTCTGCTCATGGAAACAAATGGAAAACCGGTGGGGGAAGCCTGGAACCTAGATAAACAAAACCGAAAACCACTAGGTAAGAAAATTAAACTCCCCGCGCGCATTAGTTTTAAACCAGACTCGACCACAAATGAGGTTATCAAAATTGTAGAAAAACTTTATGGCCATCATTTTGGAAACAGTACACCTTTTGGCTTTGCTGTAACTAGTAAACAAGCAAAAAAAGCCCTAGACGACTTCATCAGCAGGATTTTACCCAATTTTGGTGATTACCAAGATGCGATGAAAATCAACGAACCTTTTCTATTTCATAGTCTGATTTCATTCTATATTAACTCCGGTCTTTTAGATCCACTCTACGTTTGCTTTAGAGCTGAAAAAGCCTTCAAAGAAAAAAAAGCCCCCCTAAATGCGGTCGAGGGATTTATCCGTCAAATCATAGGTTGGCGCGAATATATCAGAGGAATTTACTGGTATTATATGCCAGGTTATACTGAAAAAAATGCCTTAAAGGCATCAGAGTCCCTACCGGATTTTTATTGGACCGCAGAAACGAAAATGCGATGTATGCATGAAGTCATCCGCATCACTAAAGAGGAGGCATATTCTCATCATATTCAGCGCCTGATGGTTACCGGTAATTTTGCTCTACTTGCAGGCATTAATCCTCAAGAAGTTCACCAATGGTATTTGGCGGTTTACGCTGACGCCTACGAATGGGTTGAGGCACCAAATACCATTGGCATGGCTCTCTATGCAGATGGAGGAATCGTAGGCACCAAGCCATACATAGCTAGTGGCGCTTATATCAATCGCATGTCCAATTTTTGCCCGGAGTGCCACTATAATGTCAAAGCTAGAACAGGTAAAGATGCGTGTCCCTTTAATACTCTCTATTGGCAATTCCTATTGCGTCATAAGGAAAAATTAAAAAATAACAGGCGCATGACCCTGGCCTACAAAAATTTATCAAGGCTATCCAAGGACGAAGAAAAAGAGATTCTTAGATACAAACTTCCTCGAGAGTAA
- a CDS encoding DUF2071 domain-containing protein has protein sequence MDYLLEHVSHRPWPLPHKSWRWKQKWKDLLFVHWEVDKDWLRSKIPPKLELDLFNDKAWIGIVPFSMYGVTLKGFPAPKFMCNFPEINIRTYVRHRDKSGIWFFSLDVPNPIAVWAARTFFYLPYYLAKMQATDNSENIHYFHQRNDKVFNAYYKSDRHLNVAADSFEHWATERYCLYTTTAKGDLIIGQIHHQKWPLREAKLEILQNTLLDRIPVGGMHSSILFSKSIDVIIFPIEKVE, from the coding sequence GTGGACTACTTATTAGAACATGTTAGCCATCGTCCATGGCCCTTGCCTCACAAATCTTGGAGGTGGAAGCAAAAATGGAAGGATCTGCTTTTTGTTCATTGGGAGGTTGATAAGGATTGGTTAAGAAGCAAAATTCCTCCAAAGCTCGAACTCGATCTTTTCAATGATAAAGCATGGATAGGCATTGTTCCATTTTCTATGTATGGGGTGACCTTGAAAGGCTTTCCTGCTCCAAAATTCATGTGCAATTTTCCAGAGATCAATATCCGAACATATGTCAGACATCGAGATAAAAGTGGAATTTGGTTTTTTAGCTTGGATGTGCCTAATCCTATTGCTGTTTGGGCTGCTCGAACATTCTTTTACCTTCCTTACTATCTTGCCAAGATGCAGGCTACTGATAATTCAGAAAATATTCATTATTTCCACCAGCGCAATGATAAGGTTTTTAACGCTTATTATAAGTCAGATAGACATTTAAATGTTGCTGCTGATTCCTTTGAGCATTGGGCAACAGAGAGGTATTGTCTTTATACGACAACGGCGAAAGGAGATTTAATTATAGGTCAAATACATCACCAAAAGTGGCCACTCAGGGAAGCAAAATTAGAGATCTTGCAGAATACTCTTTTAGATCGGATTCCAGTAGGTGGAATGCATTCCAGTATCTTATTTTCCAAATCGATAGATGTGATTATTTTCCCGATTGAGAAAGTTGAATAA
- a CDS encoding Dps family protein has translation MSKPIVEALRLVVADTYALIGQTHLCHWNVRGTSFFSLHTAFEEQYNELFVAVDEIAERIRAKGALAPGGLANLAKMAEITEISENASAQDMVRHLVKCNDKLLNDLKDARDKAGMANDSETEDLMIARIQIHEKTIWMLKSFLET, from the coding sequence ATGAGCAAACCTATAGTAGAAGCATTAAGATTAGTTGTAGCGGACACCTATGCATTGATCGGGCAGACTCACCTTTGTCATTGGAACGTGAGAGGTACGTCTTTTTTCTCTCTGCACACAGCATTTGAAGAGCAGTACAATGAACTTTTTGTGGCCGTCGATGAAATCGCTGAAAGAATTCGTGCCAAAGGTGCTCTCGCTCCGGGTGGATTAGCAAATCTTGCTAAGATGGCTGAAATAACCGAAATCTCAGAAAATGCATCAGCTCAGGATATGGTGCGTCATCTTGTAAAATGCAATGATAAGTTGCTTAATGATCTGAAGGATGCAAGAGATAAAGCAGGAATGGCTAACGATTCGGAAACTGAAGACTTAATGATAGCGCGTATTCAGATTCATGAAAAGACCATCTGGATGCTCAAGAGCTTTCTCGAGACCTAA
- a CDS encoding bacteriorhodopsin: MQELSIGEYQLVYNAMSLTIACMFACFVFFVLAKNKISSKYQGSVVASALVVFIAGYHYFRIFESWEKAFDMNTTTNTFVSSGLLFNDAYRYVDWLLTVPLLMVELVLVLGLSSALTKSLIVKLGTASFLMIALGYPGEIDRESTELISNRGLWGLLSTIPFVYILITVIKHLKTSMENSTKEISVLLRNAGLLTLFSWGFYPIAYMAPFYGLEGASAEVFLQVGYCIADIAAKCGYGLIIFNIARLRSLEESQSTSN; the protein is encoded by the coding sequence ATGCAAGAATTATCAATTGGTGAGTACCAATTAGTTTATAACGCAATGTCATTAACCATAGCATGTATGTTTGCATGCTTTGTTTTCTTTGTTTTAGCAAAAAACAAAATTTCATCAAAATACCAGGGCTCCGTTGTTGCCTCAGCCCTAGTTGTATTTATTGCAGGCTATCATTATTTTAGAATTTTTGAGAGCTGGGAAAAAGCTTTCGATATGAATACTACAACTAACACATTTGTATCAAGCGGCCTGTTATTTAACGATGCCTATCGTTATGTGGATTGGCTACTAACAGTTCCACTTCTCATGGTAGAATTGGTATTAGTTTTAGGCTTATCCAGTGCCCTAACTAAATCTCTTATCGTCAAATTAGGAACAGCTTCTTTTCTTATGATAGCATTGGGATATCCAGGAGAAATAGATCGAGAAAGCACGGAACTAATTTCCAACCGCGGGTTGTGGGGATTATTAAGTACCATTCCGTTTGTCTATATTCTTATTACTGTGATTAAACATCTTAAGACTTCAATGGAAAACTCAACAAAAGAGATCTCTGTTTTACTCAGAAATGCTGGACTGTTGACTTTATTTAGCTGGGGATTTTACCCGATCGCATATATGGCCCCGTTCTATGGACTAGAAGGAGCAAGCGCTGAGGTATTTTTGCAAGTTGGCTATTGCATTGCAGATATTGCAGCTAAATGTGGTTATGGGCTTATTATTTTCAATATAGCTAGACTACGAAGTCTTGAAGAATCTCAAAGCACCTCGAATTAA
- a CDS encoding Brp/Blh family beta-carotene 15,15'-dioxygenase encodes MFDFQIVSAAIFLATLLVLGMPHGAIDHYLYFAIIKKTMSVRRLTLFVFAYIFVALFFLSVWFISPWVAAWGLIFLTWYHWGQADLYYEKHRGTKLSFIFGLWRGAIPMLTPLIFNAKEYSRALNEAISFIEPNYSGIATDWINSHYVKVSVGLLLLLTGIIHWTLLRKNQTAIKQRKLKIISEDIALICLLIFLPPLVSIGLYFSFWHSRRHINLTCMKLGGNFVIEKNSVLKVNWFNFYKASLPFTLAGIIFVVAFALFRNLSSIDIYSLIGSYLIILWSLTWPHTIIYSLIDKIKKS; translated from the coding sequence ATGTTTGATTTTCAAATAGTATCAGCTGCCATCTTTCTCGCTACACTCTTGGTCCTAGGAATGCCGCACGGTGCAATCGATCACTACCTTTATTTTGCTATTATTAAAAAAACAATGTCTGTTAGGAGATTAACTCTATTCGTATTTGCCTATATATTCGTAGCTTTATTCTTTCTTTCAGTTTGGTTTATTAGCCCTTGGGTCGCAGCATGGGGATTAATTTTTTTGACCTGGTACCATTGGGGACAAGCTGATCTTTATTACGAAAAACATAGAGGCACTAAACTTTCGTTCATTTTTGGTCTTTGGAGAGGTGCTATTCCTATGTTAACTCCTCTGATATTTAATGCCAAGGAATATAGCAGAGCACTGAACGAAGCCATTAGCTTTATAGAGCCTAACTATTCAGGTATAGCAACAGATTGGATTAATTCCCATTATGTCAAAGTATCAGTAGGGCTTTTATTGCTATTAACCGGAATAATACATTGGACATTACTTCGAAAGAATCAAACTGCAATCAAGCAAAGAAAGCTAAAAATTATATCTGAGGACATAGCTCTTATTTGCCTATTAATATTCCTGCCGCCTCTTGTTTCCATTGGATTGTATTTTTCCTTTTGGCACTCACGTAGACACATCAATTTAACTTGTATGAAACTGGGCGGAAATTTTGTTATTGAGAAGAATTCAGTATTAAAAGTTAACTGGTTTAATTTTTACAAAGCATCTCTACCTTTTACTCTGGCAGGCATAATATTTGTAGTAGCTTTTGCTCTATTCAGAAATTTATCTTCAATTGATATATACTCTTTGATTGGATCTTATTTAATCATCTTATGGTCTTTAACATGGCCACACACAATTATTTATTCGTTAATAGACAAAATCAAAAAATCTTAA
- a CDS encoding lycopene cyclase domain-containing protein — translation MTYLTFLLVFILPLILAAYFLCRLEKKPNIPLIKSGMITLSFIALLYTSPWDNYLVASNVWGYGDERVIDSMIIGFVPIEEYMFMFLQPIATGLFLQYFVSQNRVSLEPLTKELNRGNRISKNGMILFLFLSIIGVILYFYMPDQFNYLGLILVWACPVLAFQCWYGGELIWKMKRILLPALIVPTVYLCLVDMIAIDWQIWHIRPETSTGWKILSLPFEEGLFFLITNLLVVQGLILFYQASTRWKLRHRKNDNSLIQSCLIFK, via the coding sequence GTGACATATTTAACTTTCCTGCTTGTTTTTATTTTACCTTTAATCCTAGCAGCCTACTTTCTATGCCGTCTTGAAAAAAAGCCAAATATACCCCTAATTAAATCAGGAATGATTACTCTATCTTTTATAGCTTTACTTTACACAAGCCCCTGGGACAACTACCTGGTTGCATCGAATGTCTGGGGATACGGTGATGAGAGAGTCATCGATTCAATGATTATTGGCTTTGTACCTATAGAGGAGTATATGTTTATGTTCTTACAACCAATCGCAACAGGACTATTTCTGCAATACTTCGTGAGTCAAAATAGGGTCAGTTTAGAGCCTCTCACTAAGGAGCTGAATAGAGGAAACCGTATTTCAAAAAATGGTATGATACTCTTTCTTTTTTTAAGTATCATTGGAGTCATCCTTTATTTTTATATGCCTGATCAATTCAATTACTTAGGATTAATCCTAGTCTGGGCTTGTCCCGTTCTGGCCTTTCAATGCTGGTATGGTGGTGAGTTAATTTGGAAAATGAAAAGAATTCTTTTGCCAGCTCTGATTGTCCCTACTGTTTATCTTTGTTTAGTGGATATGATTGCAATCGACTGGCAAATCTGGCACATACGTCCCGAGACCAGCACAGGATGGAAAATACTGTCCCTGCCCTTTGAAGAAGGACTGTTCTTCCTTATAACTAATCTACTTGTGGTCCAAGGCCTAATACTATTCTATCAAGCAAGCACTCGTTGGAAATTACGTCATAGGAAGAATGATAACTCCCTCATTCAATCATGTTTGATTTTCAAATAG
- a CDS encoding RNA polymerase sigma factor RpoD/SigA gives MLSDEKQGALATYLNEISSLPLLTHEQVVRLSQQIQKGDEKARETLIQGNLRLVVTIANEYSNLGLPVLDLISEGNIGLMKAADRYDPSVGAKFSTYAAWWIKQGIKRALSNHSKTIRLPVHIVDKLAKMRRLSIALTEELGREPTEEEIGKKLEISIKKVNQLKKVSLSTVSLNAVIGPENTNELGEIIPDENAMDPSTSLTQETMRQIADSVWDELNDREKTIISLRFPQDGEREMTLEKIGERLSITRERVRQLQNQALLKLRQAIERKDVSMEPAF, from the coding sequence ATGCTATCCGATGAAAAACAAGGCGCCCTGGCCACTTATTTGAATGAAATTAGTTCACTGCCGCTTCTTACACACGAGCAAGTGGTGCGTTTGAGTCAACAGATTCAAAAAGGAGATGAAAAAGCCCGAGAAACGTTGATTCAAGGAAATCTGAGGTTGGTTGTTACAATAGCTAATGAATATTCGAACTTAGGCTTGCCAGTTCTCGACCTTATATCAGAGGGTAACATAGGTCTTATGAAAGCTGCAGATCGTTATGATCCATCTGTTGGCGCAAAATTTAGCACATATGCTGCATGGTGGATCAAGCAGGGAATTAAAAGGGCTCTATCTAACCACAGCAAAACAATACGACTACCGGTTCATATTGTGGACAAACTTGCAAAGATGAGGCGTCTATCGATTGCGTTGACTGAAGAACTTGGAAGAGAGCCAACGGAGGAAGAAATAGGCAAAAAGCTTGAAATAAGCATCAAAAAGGTAAACCAGCTTAAAAAAGTTAGTCTTAGCACTGTCTCTTTGAACGCGGTGATAGGGCCTGAAAATACAAATGAACTTGGGGAGATTATACCTGATGAGAACGCTATGGACCCATCAACTTCGCTTACCCAAGAGACCATGAGGCAAATTGCAGATAGTGTCTGGGATGAATTAAATGATAGAGAGAAAACAATTATATCACTTCGATTCCCCCAAGATGGTGAGAGGGAGATGACGCTGGAAAAAATTGGTGAAAGGTTGTCCATTACACGTGAGCGTGTTAGGCAACTACAGAATCAGGCATTGCTCAAACTACGTCAGGCTATCGAAAGAAAGGATGTTTCAATGGAGCCTGCTTTCTAA
- a CDS encoding TetR/AcrR family transcriptional regulator: MSVTTARKAREREKRQTLIVEKSDELLKEHGYHGFNLDRLAERVEYSKGTLYQHFESKEDIVLAVVIEHIKYRAELFKKASEFQGRARERMTGVGMADSILVKLVPHSFALNQFVQTPSVWERTSDKMRDLAKEMMCKVGEPPQTILRDAVSSGDLPKNVVPHSVMAGLICLAKGTHLMSQAELVPCGELQKIAPQDLPKNYDYFLDGVGWGPSSKVWDYTGTRRRLRDEVFHSEMAKITKF; this comes from the coding sequence ATGAGTGTAACCACTGCCAGGAAAGCCAGAGAAAGAGAAAAGCGGCAAACTCTCATCGTTGAAAAATCTGATGAACTATTAAAAGAACATGGCTACCATGGGTTTAATCTGGATAGGTTGGCGGAGCGTGTAGAATATTCCAAAGGGACCCTTTATCAACACTTTGAAAGCAAAGAAGACATCGTTTTAGCAGTAGTTATTGAGCATATCAAATATCGGGCTGAACTATTTAAAAAGGCCTCTGAGTTCCAAGGCCGGGCACGAGAACGGATGACAGGCGTAGGCATGGCTGACTCTATCCTGGTTAAGTTGGTGCCGCATTCCTTTGCGCTGAACCAATTTGTGCAAACACCCTCCGTCTGGGAAAGAACCTCCGATAAGATGCGTGATTTGGCAAAAGAGATGATGTGCAAAGTTGGAGAGCCTCCTCAAACCATTTTGAGGGATGCAGTTTCGAGTGGAGATCTTCCTAAAAATGTTGTTCCTCATTCTGTCATGGCAGGCCTCATTTGCCTGGCAAAGGGGACGCATCTGATGTCGCAGGCAGAGTTGGTTCCCTGTGGAGAACTTCAAAAAATCGCTCCCCAAGACTTGCCCAAGAATTATGATTATTTTCTTGATGGAGTTGGTTGGGGTCCCTCATCAAAGGTTTGGGATTATACCGGAACCCGTCGCCGTTTGAGAGATGAAGTCTTTCATTCCGAGATGGCTAAGATAACTAAATTTTAG